Genomic segment of Pacificitalea manganoxidans:
CGACCTGTCGCACCATGGCCGACGCGCCGGAGATCGACGGCAATCTGTTCATCGACGAAGGCTTCGAGGGGCTGAAGCCCGGTCAGCGCCTGATGGTCGAGGTGGACGAGGCCAGCGAATACGATCTGTGGGGGCGCATCGTCTGAGCGCTCAGCGCGGGCTGCGGCGGAGGGATGCCTCCGGCGGGGATATTTTTGCCATATTGAAACTTAGGCGTCGCGTTTAGGCGTCTGGCTCAGGTTCAGGCGGGTGGATCGGCGCGTCCGGCGCGGCTTCGGGGTGCTGGGTGACCCGCGCGGCCAGCCGGAAGGCATGGGCGCTGTCGGTCGCGACCGGCGGCATCACCCGGTCATAGGCCGCGGCGATGATCGCGGCAATGTCGGGATGCAGCACCAGATGGCCCTCCGGCGTGCGGGCCAGCGGCGCGCGGTCGGCAAAGGCGCGCTCGGACCAGAGCAGCACCGCCTGCACCGCCTGTTGCAGGCACAGCGCCCCGGCGGGCATCTTTTCCAGCGCCGCATCCATCCGCACGAAGCTGAAACACGCGCGGATCGGGCCATGCGGCTCGAACCGGAAGAAGCGATATTGCGTGGCGTTCTGCTCAGTCAGCCGCGCGACCAGAGCGGGCAGGTCGGGGATCAGCCGGTCCAGATTGGGGGTATCCGTCAGTTCCGACCAGTCGCGGATGAAGAACACCATCAGGTTCGCGCCCAGTTCGGGATCGGTTTCGGCCATCTTATGCCCGGCCAGCGTCACCACGGCCTCGATCGCGCCTTTCAGCGTTGGCAGGGTTTCCTCGGCCAGTCCAAAGACCACCGGGACGATGGGCCGTTCCCAGCGCGCAAAGAGGTAGGAGCCGTCGGCGCCGGTGAAAAGCGGGATGATGGTTTCGGGCGTCATGGCGATCCTCGATATTTCTGTGCCATCAGGGCGGGCGCGGTCAGGTGGGCATCTGGGCGTGCCGCTTATCCCCGATCAGGGCGGGAGAACAGCCCGGTGAGCGCGCGCTGCACCATGCCTGTCACCGAGGGTCTGCGGCCGGGGCCGAAGGGCAGGGGGCGGCAGACCTCCATCGCGGCGACGCCGACACGGGCGGTGAGCGCGCCATTGACGACGCCTTCGCCAAAGCGGCGCGACAGGCGCGACAGCAGCCCGCCGCCCGCGACCGAATGGATCAGGTCATCGCCCACCGCGACTGCGCCGGTGGCGACGAGATGGGTAAAGACGGTGCGGGTGAGCCGCCAGCTGCCCAGCGTGCCCGCGCGCCCGCCGTAGAGTTCGCCGATCCGGCGGATCATCCGCAGGTTCGAGGTCAGCGCGGCCACCACATCAGCGAGCGCCAGCGGCACCACGGCGGTGACGGTGGCGACCTGCCGCGCGGCGGCTTCGACCTCGGCGCGGGCGGCGGCGTCGATGGGGGCCAGCAGCGTGTCCTCGGCCAGACGCAGCGCCGCGTCGGCGTCGAACACATCGCCTTGGCGGTCGCTATAGCGTTGCCGGGCCAGCGCCAGATCGCTGCGTCCGGCATAGAGCGTTAGCAGCCGGTCGCCCAGTTTGCGCGCGCCGTTCAGATCACCGGCGGTCAGAACCTCGACCGCCTGTTTTTGCAGATGGTCGAGCCGCGACAGCCGGGCAAAGGCGGCCAGTTCCCGTGCCGCGATCAGCACCAGCCCCAACAGAACCGCGCCGACCAGCACGCTGGCGATCAGGCCCAGCAGCGGGGATCGGGTCAGCAGGCCGGTGACGAAATCCCATGCCGCGACGGAGAGCAGAAACGCGATCAGCGCGCCGAGGGCCGACCAGAAGAAGCCGCCGATGCGGGAGCGGCGGCGCGCGGCCAGCACGGCAATCGTCTGCATCGCACGGCCCGGCGGTGTGCCATCATCGGCGATGGGCGGCGCGGTGACGGGCGTGGCGGTGTTCGGCTCGGCCTCGTCCAGCGCGATATAGACCGGGCCGGTCCGGGGCGGATCGGAGCGGGGGCGGTCGGTCATGTCAGGCGGTTCCCCAGCAGGAAATCGGCGGCGCGGTCGAGCCGGATATGCGGCGGCCCGTCGCCGGGACGCAGGCTTTGCGCGGCGGGGGCGAAATTCATGATGCGGTAATCCCCGTCGAGCCAGCGTTCGGCCCCGTCGCGGGCGGGCACCAGCAGCCGGGCAGGATCGTCGGGCAAATCGCCGGGCCAGAGCGCGGCCTGCGCGCCGGTGGGCATCACGCGGCCCCGGACCATCGGAAGATCGCGCCCGTCGTGCTGGCGGGTTTCTTCGACCGTGGCGCGGAGCGAGGCCAGCGACAAGGCCAGTGTTTTCGCGCCGGCAAAATCGGCCCGGTCCCGGGCGTCACGGACCAGTGCCGTCATGATTTCGGTCAGGCGGGCGTGCTGGCTGTGATGCAGATGATCGGCCTTGGTCGCGGCAAAGAGGATCCGGTCCACTCGCGTGCCCAACAGCAGCCGCGACAGCCACGCATTGCGGCCGGGGCGGAACGCGCCGAGGATATCGGTCATCGCGCGGCGCAGATCCTCCACCGCTTGCGGGCCCGAATGGATCGCGCCCAGCAGATCGACCAGCACCACCTGCCGGTCGATGCGGGAGAAGTGATCGCGGAAGAAGGGTTTGACGACGCGGGATTTATAGGCCTCGAACCGGCGGGCGCATTCGCGGCCCAGACTGCCGCGCGGCCAATCGCCACCGGGCGGGGGCGGCAGCGGCGCGAAGGTCAGCACGGGCGATCCGGCAAGGTCACCGGGCAGCAGGAACCGCCCCGGCCCGCAATCGGAGAACCCCGCGCGGCGGGCGGCGTCTAGATAAGCGGCGAAGGTCTCGGCGAGGCGTTTCGCGACCGGCTCATCAAGCGGCAGGGCTGGGTCGACCTCGGCCAGCATGCTGCGGAATTCGGCGGCCTGCGGGCGGGAGGCGATACGGTCCAGCACCTGTGCGGACCAATCGGCGAAATTCAGATCCATCAACCCCAGATCGAGCAGCCATTCGCCGGGATAATCCACGATATCGAGATGCACTGTCCGCGGCCCGGACACGGCCCCAAGCAGGCCCCGCGGCTGCACTTTCAGCGACAAGCGCAGTTCGGATATGGCGCGGGTGCTTTCGGGCCAGTGAGGTTCGGGCCCGGTCATGGCGGCAAGGTGGCCTTCGTAATCGAAGCGCGGCAGCGTGTCGTCGGGCTGCGGGCGCAGATAGGCCCCCCGGATCGCCCCGGACGACGCGGCGTGGAAGCCGGGCATGCGGCCGCGATCCATCAGATTGGCGACGAGCGAGGTGATGAACACGGTCTTGCCCGCCCGTGCAAGCCCGGTGACGCCCAGCCGGATCACCGGCTCGAACAGCGCCTCCGAGACCGAGCCACTGACGGTTTCGACCCCGCGTGTGACCCCGTCTGCAATCCGTCCCAGAACCATGTCGTTGCGTATCCTCGATGTCGATGTCGTCTGCGGGGCCAAGGCGGGCAGGGCGCGGGGCTAATCAGATGGTGTCGGAGGTCCGGGCGCGCAGGATCATCCCCTCCTGTGCCGTCGCCTTGGTCATCAGCTCCGGATCGGCGAGGATCGCGCGCAGTTCAGGCTCATCCACCATCGTTGCGGCTTTGGCGGGGGTGACCCAGATGCTGTCGCGCTCGGCGGCTTCGGGGTAGTCATCATCCATCCGCAGCACCCGGATCGGGTAGACATAGGCCCGGCAGGGCACGGGCGGTCCGCCGCCCAGTTCCTTGGAATAGCCGAAATCGCCCAAAGGCTTCTGCCCGATCGCGCCTTCGGCTACGCCCGCTTCTTCCCAGGCTTCCATATGCGCGGCCTGCGCGCCCGACAGCCCGTCGATGGGCCAGCCTTTGGGCAGAATCCAGCGACCGGTTCCGCGCGACGTGATGAGCAGGATCTCGGTCTTGCCGCTGGCATCGCGGCGGTGGCACAGCGCGCTGACTTGCATCCGCTCCGGACGGCGAAGCAGCGGCAGGACCAGTTCGGTCCAGGCTTTTTGAAGGGACGGGGGCATGGAAACGGGTCTCGGACTGCTGGGATTGTTATTGTTATCCCCTTAAAACTAGGAACTGCGGCGGAGAAATCAATCGCTGTGGCGCAGGACGCCGTGGTGCGCTGAGTTTGGGAAACGTCTGCGGGTTGTGCCAAATGCTTCGGTTGTGGGGGGAGGGTCGTGCGGCGGGCGCGTGGCGGGGATCAACGGCATAGGGTGTGGGTCAGAAAAAGCGGGATGCCCGTTACTCCGAATGACGCGCCCCCGCCCGCGAACAAGCGAAGCGCGCGGGCGAGCGCCTGCCTGTCCCCACGGGCTGGCGCTTTGTCATCTTGCGCTGACCTCGGAGCGGGGAGGTTGGCGGCGCCATAAAAGGCGCGGTTCATTCGGTGCAACGCCATCCCACGGGCAGGCTGACGTTGCGCTTGGGGATTGGGCTGCCGGAGAAGGAGCCCGGCACCATACGGAACACCGCTTATACGCAGCACCACTACTCCCAAGGCAGGCTTACGCTGCGCGCAGACGAACCGCCGTTCGGCCTCTCAGCGGCGGCGGAAGGTCAGATAATGGGGGGTGCGGTCTTCGCGCAGGGCTTTTTGTTCGTAGCGGGTGGAGATCCAATCTGGCCATGCTTCGCGCCAATCGGCGGGGCGTTCGGCGAGCCACTCGAACCCGGCTTTCGGCACCTCTTCGAGCGTTTGGCGGACGTAGTCGGGAATGTCGGTCGCCACGCGGAAAATCGCGCCGGGTTTCAACACACGGGCGAGCGGGGCCAGATGCTCCGGTGTGACGAAGCGGCGGCGGTGGTGGCGCTTCTTGGGCCAAGGATCGGGATAGAGCAGGAAGGCGCGGCTGATCGACGCTTCGGGCAGCACGTCAAACAGGTCGCGGACATCGCCGGGATGCACGGCAAGGTTATCGACCCCTGCGTCGCGAATTTTTCGCAGCAGCATGGCAACGCCGTTGATATAGGGCTCCGCGCCGATGATGCCGATCTCGGGGTTGCGGCCCGCCTGATGCACCAGATGCTCGCCCCCGCCAAAGCCGATCTCCAGCCAGACATCGCGCCCGCCAAACAGCGCGGCGAGGTCGAGCGGCGTGCGATCCGGGTTTTCCTCCCAGCCGACAGGGCCGGGGGAAAGCGGCGTCAGATCCTCGTCCAGCGCCTGCTGTTGGCCCTTGCGCAGGCCCTTGCCCTTGAACCGGCCATAGAAGTTGCGCCACGGCGCCCCCGAGGGGTGGCCGCCTGCGGGGCTGTCACCGGCGGGGGTGGTCGCTGCCGCGCTGGGCGCTGCGCCTGTGGCGGGGCCGGGGCAGGCGTCGTCTGATCCGTTTTCATTCATGGCGCGCTCTTTGCCCGGCGCAGCGGGGCGGGGTCAAGGGGCGCTGAGCGGCGGCGGGCGGTGTATCCCCGCCTGAACTGGGGTCGCAGGCATAGCTGCGCTGACGTCGCGGGCCGGGGGGCTGCCGGGGCTGGACCATCGGCGCGGCCGCTCCTACGCTCCGGGGCAAATCACAGGAGGGCCCTCAATGCCGACCGGAACCGACATCCGCACCTATTACGATGGCCGCTGGCACGATGGCGACGTGCCGGTGATGAAGGCGGCGGATCACGGCAGCTGGCTTGGCACCACGGTGTTTGACGG
This window contains:
- a CDS encoding YcjF family protein; translation: MTDRPRSDPPRTGPVYIALDEAEPNTATPVTAPPIADDGTPPGRAMQTIAVLAARRRSRIGGFFWSALGALIAFLLSVAAWDFVTGLLTRSPLLGLIASVLVGAVLLGLVLIAARELAAFARLSRLDHLQKQAVEVLTAGDLNGARKLGDRLLTLYAGRSDLALARQRYSDRQGDVFDADAALRLAEDTLLAPIDAAARAEVEAAARQVATVTAVVPLALADVVAALTSNLRMIRRIGELYGGRAGTLGSWRLTRTVFTHLVATGAVAVGDDLIHSVAGGGLLSRLSRRFGEGVVNGALTARVGVAAMEVCRPLPFGPGRRPSVTGMVQRALTGLFSRPDRG
- a CDS encoding YcjX family GTP-binding protein, which gives rise to MVLGRIADGVTRGVETVSGSVSEALFEPVIRLGVTGLARAGKTVFITSLVANLMDRGRMPGFHAASSGAIRGAYLRPQPDDTLPRFDYEGHLAAMTGPEPHWPESTRAISELRLSLKVQPRGLLGAVSGPRTVHLDIVDYPGEWLLDLGLMDLNFADWSAQVLDRIASRPQAAEFRSMLAEVDPALPLDEPVAKRLAETFAAYLDAARRAGFSDCGPGRFLLPGDLAGSPVLTFAPLPPPPGGDWPRGSLGRECARRFEAYKSRVVKPFFRDHFSRIDRQVVLVDLLGAIHSGPQAVEDLRRAMTDILGAFRPGRNAWLSRLLLGTRVDRILFAATKADHLHHSQHARLTEIMTALVRDARDRADFAGAKTLALSLASLRATVEETRQHDGRDLPMVRGRVMPTGAQAALWPGDLPDDPARLLVPARDGAERWLDGDYRIMNFAPAAQSLRPGDGPPHIRLDRAADFLLGNRLT
- a CDS encoding NUDIX hydrolase, which produces MPPSLQKAWTELVLPLLRRPERMQVSALCHRRDASGKTEILLITSRGTGRWILPKGWPIDGLSGAQAAHMEAWEEAGVAEGAIGQKPLGDFGYSKELGGGPPVPCRAYVYPIRVLRMDDDYPEAAERDSIWVTPAKAATMVDEPELRAILADPELMTKATAQEGMILRARTSDTI
- the trmB gene encoding tRNA (guanine(46)-N(7))-methyltransferase TrmB, which gives rise to MNENGSDDACPGPATGAAPSAAATTPAGDSPAGGHPSGAPWRNFYGRFKGKGLRKGQQQALDEDLTPLSPGPVGWEENPDRTPLDLAALFGGRDVWLEIGFGGGEHLVHQAGRNPEIGIIGAEPYINGVAMLLRKIRDAGVDNLAVHPGDVRDLFDVLPEASISRAFLLYPDPWPKKRHHRRRFVTPEHLAPLARVLKPGAIFRVATDIPDYVRQTLEEVPKAGFEWLAERPADWREAWPDWISTRYEQKALREDRTPHYLTFRRR